In Balneola sp., a single genomic region encodes these proteins:
- a CDS encoding UDP-2,3-diacylglucosamine hydrolase, translated as MKRSLDTVVISDVHLGTIGCHAVELIQYLNSIDPKRVILNGDFVDMWNFRKYYWPEAHMHVIRTLITMMTNGVDIYYLTGNHDETLRKVSSLQLGPLFIRDKLVLEMNGEKVWFFHGDIFDITMKHSKWIAKLGGQGYEILILINRWMNWFSEKMGYGKFSLSKKIKDGVKTAVNFIDDFEVTAMELAIEEGYDYVVCGHIHQPKIRGYENEQGSVIYLNSGDWVENLTCLEYDGFEWSLYRYSEDAVLQENPRINQLMKTHTFDKKLMIG; from the coding sequence ATGAAAAGATCACTCGATACGGTTGTTATATCTGATGTCCATCTCGGAACCATTGGTTGCCATGCTGTTGAGTTAATTCAATATCTAAATTCCATTGATCCCAAGAGAGTCATTCTAAACGGCGACTTTGTGGACATGTGGAACTTCCGCAAATACTACTGGCCTGAAGCCCACATGCATGTCATCAGAACGCTCATCACGATGATGACCAATGGCGTCGATATCTATTATCTGACGGGCAACCACGACGAAACCTTACGAAAAGTTTCCAGCCTGCAATTGGGTCCTTTATTCATTCGGGACAAGCTGGTACTTGAGATGAATGGCGAGAAAGTCTGGTTTTTCCATGGCGATATCTTTGACATCACCATGAAGCACAGTAAGTGGATTGCTAAGCTGGGCGGTCAGGGATATGAAATCCTGATTTTGATTAACCGCTGGATGAACTGGTTTTCTGAAAAGATGGGATACGGAAAGTTTTCTCTTTCCAAAAAGATCAAAGATGGCGTAAAAACAGCCGTCAATTTTATTGATGATTTTGAGGTGACCGCGATGGAGCTGGCCATCGAAGAAGGTTATGATTATGTGGTGTGTGGACACATCCATCAACCCAAAATACGAGGGTACGAAAATGAGCAGGGCTCGGTCATTTACCTCAATTCCGGAGATTGGGTCGAAAACCTCACCTGCCTGGAATACGATGGTTTTGAATGGAGTCTGTATCGCTATTCTGAAGATGCGGTATTGCAGGAAAATCCACGCATAAATCAACTCATGAAAACACACACTTTCGATAAAAAACTAATGATCGGATGA
- a CDS encoding transcriptional regulator, with protein sequence MNDISYTKWHAMSDKALLKHVGEFVKRHRLEQNKSQKEVAAAAGISRSTLSLLERGEGVTLVSLIQVLRVLDLLHHLETFEVEEKTISPIELAKKDKKKRKRASGSQSQDNQESDW encoded by the coding sequence ATGAATGATATATCATACACAAAGTGGCATGCAATGAGTGATAAAGCATTGCTGAAGCATGTTGGGGAGTTTGTAAAGCGTCATCGCCTGGAGCAAAATAAATCCCAAAAAGAAGTAGCTGCAGCGGCAGGAATAAGCCGGTCCACGCTGAGTTTATTGGAGCGGGGTGAAGGCGTTACCCTTGTTTCATTAATTCAGGTGTTGAGAGTCTTGGATCTGCTTCACCATTTGGAAACCTTTGAGGTGGAAGAAAAAACCATCAGTCCCATTGAACTGGCTAAAAAAGACAAAAAGAAGAGAAAGCGGGCAAGTGGAAGTCAATCCCAAGACAACCAAGAGAGTGACTGGTAA
- a CDS encoding osmotically inducible protein C, translating into MKEENAQKIVHIHLPKDEKFKTTLTAGKHELIADEPEHVEGGTDLGPDPYDYLLMGLGSCTVMTLKMYADRKKWPLEDVYLELRHNKRHDEDCENCEDPKSKIDTIEKELIIKGDLSQEQLDKLLEISKKCPVHRTLESDIKIMSSLSN; encoded by the coding sequence ATGAAAGAAGAGAACGCCCAAAAAATCGTCCATATCCATCTGCCTAAAGATGAAAAGTTTAAAACAACACTTACGGCCGGGAAGCATGAGCTGATTGCGGATGAGCCTGAACATGTTGAAGGCGGCACCGATTTGGGACCCGATCCCTATGATTATTTATTAATGGGATTGGGCTCCTGCACCGTTATGACTTTGAAGATGTACGCCGATCGTAAAAAATGGCCTCTGGAAGATGTGTATCTGGAATTACGCCATAATAAACGCCACGACGAGGATTGTGAAAACTGTGAAGACCCAAAAAGTAAGATTGACACAATCGAGAAGGAGCTGATTATAAAAGGTGATCTATCTCAGGAACAATTAGATAAGCTGCTGGAAATTTCCAAAAAATGTCCGGTTCACAGAACCCTGGAAAGTGATATTAAAATAATGAGCTCACTGAGTAACTGA